The genome window TGGCGTGTTGGTCGTCGCGGGTGTGGTGGTGTACTTCGGGATGTTGCTGCTGCAGGGCTTCCGCCTGCGGGATTTCAATCGCAAGTCCCTGGGTTAGAGAGTTTGCCGCGATAAAACGGTTGTTTTATCGATTCGACCCATTTGGCCCGTTCAGTTGCCTGTCGTCCGGGGCCGGGTGTGGTTATAATCGACCACTTTATGAGCAAGAAGCGCGTTATGCAGCTGGTTCGAGGTCTCCACAACCTGCGCCCCGAGCATCGGGGCTGCGTCGCCACTATTGGCAACTTTGACGGTGTTCACCGTGGCCACCAGGCTATCCTGGCCAGGCTGCGCGAACGTGCGGTCGAGTTGGGCGTGCCCAGCTGCGTGGTGATTTTCGAGCCGCAGCCACGGGAATACTTTACGCCCGAGACTGCGCCGGCACGCCTGGCCCGTCTGCGTGACAAGCTGCAGTTGCTGGCTGAAGAGGGCGTTGACCGCGTCCTCTGCCTGGCTTTCAACCAGCGTTTGCAAAGCCTGAGCGCTGCCGAGTTCGTCGACCGCATCCTGGTCGATGGCCTGGGCGTACAGCACCTGGAGGTCGGTGACGACTTCCGCTTCGGTTGCGACCGGGTCGGGGATTTCGATTTCCTGCAACAGGCCGGCGTCAGCCAGGGTTTTACCGTCGAAGCCGCGCAAACCGTCGAGCTGGACGGCCTGCGCGTGAGCAGTACCCAGGTGCGTAATGCCCTGGCGGCTGCCGACTTCGCCTTGGCCGAGCGTTTGCTCGGTCGCCCGTTCCGCATTGCCGGGCGGGTCCTGCACGGCCAGAAGCTGGCGCGCCAATTGGGCACGCCAACCGCCAACGTGCAACTCAAGCGCCGTCGTGTGCCGCTGACCGGGGTTTACCTGGTGAGCGTCGACATCGACGGCCAATCGTGGCCGGGAGTCGCCAACATAGGCGTCAGGCCCACGGTTGCAGGTGATGGCAAGGCCCACCTGGAAGTACATCTGCTGGATTTTGCCGGTGATCTGTATGACCGGCGTTTGACGGTGGTTTTCCACCAGAAGCTGCGTGAAGAGCAGCGTTTCGCCTCCCTTGAGGCGTTGAAAACGGCGATCAATGCGGATGTCGCCGCCGCCCGTGCACTAGCCGCACCTAGCGCCCATCGCTAACCGAAGAGCCTTAAATGACCGACTATAAAGCCACGCTAAACCTTCCGGACACCGCCTTCCCAATGAAGGCCGGCCTGCCACAGCGCGAACCGCAGATCCTGCAGCGCTGGGACAGTATTGGCCTGTACGGAAAGTTGCGCGAGATTGGCAAGGATCGTCCGAAATTCGTCCTGCACGACGGCCCTCCTTATGCCAACGGCACGATTCATATCGGTCATGCGCTGAACAAGATTCTCAAGGACATGATCCTGCGCTCGAAAACCCTGTCGGGCTTCGACGCGCCGTATGTTCCGGGTTGGGACTGCCACGGCCTGCCGATCGAACACAAAGTCGAAGTGACCTACGGCAAGAACCTGGGCGCGGATAAAACCCGCGAACTGTGCCGTGCCTACGCCACCGAGCAGATCGAAGGGCAGAAGTCCGAGTTCATCCGCCTGGGCGTGCTGGGCGAGTGGGACAACCCGTACAAGACCATGAACTTCAAGAACGAGGCCGGTGAAATCCGCGCCTTGGCCGAAATCGTCAAGGGCGGTTTCGTGTTCAAGGGCCTCAAGCCCGTGAACTGGTGCTTCGACTGCGGTTCGGCCCTGGCTGAAGCGGAAGTCGAGTACGAAGACAAGAAGTCCTCGACCATCGACGTGGCCTTCCCGGTCGCCGATGACGCCAAGCTGGCCGAGGCCTTCGGCCTGGCAAGCCTGGGCAAGCCGGCCGCCATCGTGATCTGGACCACCACCCCGTGGACCATCCCGGCCAACCAGGCGCTGAACGTGCATCCGGAATTCACCTACGCCCTGGTGGACGTCGGTGACCGCCTGCTGGTGTTGGCCGAAGAAATGGTCGAAGCCTGCCTGGCCCGCTACGAGCTGCAAGGTTCGGTGATCGCCACCACCACCGGCTCCGCGCTGGAACTGATCAAATTCCGCCACCCGTTCTATGACCGCCCGTCGCCGGTATACCTGGCTGACTACGTCGAACTGGGTTCGGGTACCGGCATCGTGCACTGCTCGCCGGCCTACGGCGTGGACGACTTCGTCATCTGCAAGAAGTACGGCCTGGTCAACGACGACATCATCAACCCGGTGCAAAGCAACGGCGTCTACGTGCCTTCGCTGGAGTTCTTCGGCGGCCAGTTCATCTTCAAGGCCGACCAGCCGATCATCGACAAGCTGCGCGAAGTCGGTGCGCTGATGCAGACCGCGACCATCCAGCACAGCTACATGCACTGCTGGCGCCACAAGACCCCGCTGATCTATCGCGCCACCGCGCAGTGGTTCATCGGCATGGACAAAGAGCCGACCAGCGGCGACACCCTGCGTGCCCGCTCGCTCAAAGCCATCGAAGACACCAAGTTCGTCCCGGCCTGGGGCCAGGCGCGCCTGCACTCGATGATCGCCAACCGCCCTGACTGGTGCATCTCGCGCCAGCGTAACTGGGGCGTGCCGATCCCGTTCTTCCTGAACAAGGAAAGCGGCGAGCTGCACCCACGTACCGTCGAACTGATGGAACAAGTGGCGCAGCGTGTCGAACAGGAAGGCATCGAAGCCTGGTTCAAGCTGGACGCTGCCGAGTTGCTGGGCGATGAAGCGCCGCAGTACGACAAGATCAGCGACACCCTCGACGTGTGGTTCGACTCCGGCACTACGCACTGGCACGTGCTGCGCGGCTCGCACCCGATGGGTCACGAAACCGGCCCGCGTGCCGACCTGTACCTGGAAGGCTCGGACCAACACCGTGGCTGGTTCCACTCGTCGTTGCTGACCGGTTGCGCTATCGACAATCACGCGCCGTACCGCGAACTGCTGACCCACGGCTTCACCGTCGACGAGACGGGCCGCAAGATGTCCAAGTCGCTGAAGAACGTGATCGAGCCGAAAAAGATCAACGACACCCTGGGCGCCGACATCATGCGTCTGTGGGTCGCGTCGACCGACTATTCGGGCGAAATCGCCGTATCGGACCAGATCCTGGCTCGCAGCGCCGATGCCTACCGTCGTATCCGTAATACCGCGCGCTTCCTGCTGTCGAACCTGACCGGTTTCAACCCGGCCACCGACATCCTGGCGGCCGAGGACATGCTCGCGCTGGACCGTTGGGCCGTGGACCGTACCCTGTTGCTGCAACGCGAGTTGCAGGAAAACTACGGCGAGTACCGCTTCTGGAACGTGTACTCGAAGATCCACAACTTCTGCGTGCAGGAGCTGGGTGGTTTCTACCTCGACATCATCAAGGACCGCCAGTACACCACCGGCGCCAACAGCAAGGCCCGCCGTTCGGCGCAGACCGCGCTGTACCACATCAGCGAAGCGCTGGTGCGCTGGATCGCACCGATCCTGGCGTTCACTGCCGACGAACTGTGGGAATACCTGCCGGGCGAGCGCAACGAGTCGGTGATGCTCAACACCTGGTACGAAGGCCTGACCGAACTGCCGGCCGACTTCGAACTGGGCCGCGAGTACTGGGAAGGCGTGATGGCCGTGAAGGTTGCGGTGAACAAGGAGCTGGAAGTACAGCGTGCGGCCAAGGCCGTCGGTGGCAACCTGCAAGCCGAAGTCACCCTGTTTGCCGAAGACGGTCTCACCGCCGACCTGGCCAAGCTGAGCAACGAACTGCGTTTCGTGCTGATCACTTCTACCGCGAGCCTGGCGCCATTCGCCCAGGCCCCGGCGGACGCGGTCGCCACCGAAGTGCCGGGCCTCAAGCTCAAAGTGGTCAAGTCGGCCTTCCCTAAGTGCGCCCGTTGCTGGCACTGCCGTGAGGACGTTGGCGTGAATCCTGAGCACCCGGAAATCTGCGGTCGTTGCGTCGACAACATCTCGGGTGCTGGCGAGGTTCGCCACTATGCCTAACGCCAGCCGTTTTGGACGTCTGGGCTGGCTCGTACTGAGTGTGCTGGTCCTGGTCA of Pseudomonas azotoformans contains these proteins:
- the ribF gene encoding bifunctional riboflavin kinase/FAD synthetase; this encodes MQLVRGLHNLRPEHRGCVATIGNFDGVHRGHQAILARLRERAVELGVPSCVVIFEPQPREYFTPETAPARLARLRDKLQLLAEEGVDRVLCLAFNQRLQSLSAAEFVDRILVDGLGVQHLEVGDDFRFGCDRVGDFDFLQQAGVSQGFTVEAAQTVELDGLRVSSTQVRNALAAADFALAERLLGRPFRIAGRVLHGQKLARQLGTPTANVQLKRRRVPLTGVYLVSVDIDGQSWPGVANIGVRPTVAGDGKAHLEVHLLDFAGDLYDRRLTVVFHQKLREEQRFASLEALKTAINADVAAARALAAPSAHR
- the ileS gene encoding isoleucine--tRNA ligase, yielding MTDYKATLNLPDTAFPMKAGLPQREPQILQRWDSIGLYGKLREIGKDRPKFVLHDGPPYANGTIHIGHALNKILKDMILRSKTLSGFDAPYVPGWDCHGLPIEHKVEVTYGKNLGADKTRELCRAYATEQIEGQKSEFIRLGVLGEWDNPYKTMNFKNEAGEIRALAEIVKGGFVFKGLKPVNWCFDCGSALAEAEVEYEDKKSSTIDVAFPVADDAKLAEAFGLASLGKPAAIVIWTTTPWTIPANQALNVHPEFTYALVDVGDRLLVLAEEMVEACLARYELQGSVIATTTGSALELIKFRHPFYDRPSPVYLADYVELGSGTGIVHCSPAYGVDDFVICKKYGLVNDDIINPVQSNGVYVPSLEFFGGQFIFKADQPIIDKLREVGALMQTATIQHSYMHCWRHKTPLIYRATAQWFIGMDKEPTSGDTLRARSLKAIEDTKFVPAWGQARLHSMIANRPDWCISRQRNWGVPIPFFLNKESGELHPRTVELMEQVAQRVEQEGIEAWFKLDAAELLGDEAPQYDKISDTLDVWFDSGTTHWHVLRGSHPMGHETGPRADLYLEGSDQHRGWFHSSLLTGCAIDNHAPYRELLTHGFTVDETGRKMSKSLKNVIEPKKINDTLGADIMRLWVASTDYSGEIAVSDQILARSADAYRRIRNTARFLLSNLTGFNPATDILAAEDMLALDRWAVDRTLLLQRELQENYGEYRFWNVYSKIHNFCVQELGGFYLDIIKDRQYTTGANSKARRSAQTALYHISEALVRWIAPILAFTADELWEYLPGERNESVMLNTWYEGLTELPADFELGREYWEGVMAVKVAVNKELEVQRAAKAVGGNLQAEVTLFAEDGLTADLAKLSNELRFVLITSTASLAPFAQAPADAVATEVPGLKLKVVKSAFPKCARCWHCREDVGVNPEHPEICGRCVDNISGAGEVRHYA